The proteins below come from a single bacterium genomic window:
- the tuf gene encoding elongation factor Tu (EF-Tu; promotes GTP-dependent binding of aminoacyl-tRNA to the A-site of ribosomes during protein biosynthesis; when the tRNA anticodon matches the mRNA codon, GTP hydrolysis results; the inactive EF-Tu-GDP leaves the ribosome and release of GDP is promoted by elongation factor Ts; many prokaryotes have two copies of the gene encoding EF-Tu): MSKGKFERNKPHVNVGTIGHVDHGKTSLTAAITKVAAEAGMGEFRA, translated from the coding sequence ATGTCAAAAGGAAAGTTTGAGAGAAACAAGCCACACGTGAACGTCGGAACGATTGGTCACGTGGACCATGGGAAGACGAGTTTGACGGCAGCGATTACGAAAGTGGCAGCGGAAGCTGGGATGGGGGAGTTTCGAGCGT